One Esox lucius isolate fEsoLuc1 chromosome 1, fEsoLuc1.pri, whole genome shotgun sequence genomic region harbors:
- the kiaa0753 gene encoding protein moonraker isoform X4, whose translation MAATFLNKSPATLDLDKSKSRVSDPNRRNAYSQLLFNAAVPANAFNRATQVGPPAPIVIEKLLPRVEKPDDLESTGSSLCFSALSEERLLAAVRLAKRDLRRRRKESLNCSPVRSKSGETTLCKRIAEQETKTQKGVSKGRSKTPGPKEDVTLSGAKVLVYTPQKYISIPPGLDHGLSPPTRDPGPRQTISQEPKTALSQEVLRLQIALANYIQKIEQLTNRGQTVDEPLEPDVQDRLEVRRQEQASRSARVIYVLQQQVKEIQEDLDKLRSNKIQHTKKSRAMSRLAAAHRGAVRAMQAFTNQLSDPSEYRVHSHYKELGQLIRQLSLCSAKVAVDQGSAVPETALDILQNLETLDNVLREQERPARGRQARAHSSSPPRHRRSPQHNTSPAFRRAPKGPATRGLSGPRRAASLRKPFPAHRRVVRQYREAPSAPRPHPQLGRSQVLRAGLESLVPLREHGAGAGQVPNSQGGAQQPDRTKKQGAHLRDAGFQQPTVASRLRVCQLPQKEASVPWIPTSPHSPPKQQQQQQQQRSPQKGPEPRCLFSPLKPSSGPSEQQPSREVPADPDLHPTSDRLRQAHNEALRQAWLDKVTMQRLKEMNQLSKEEADRVQSLRSEVDSPTQRAERAEWARGRLLPLLDQVQHVGAAASPDRDRKAAWTALRRQLSEKPAGTASEGAEVLSPAPLEELLDEAALSAWAVEAGRLTEGLARAPTLESMLLRMEEIEKDQEAVRRRFAAITYSDPRHWDGGDAAGPRQSSPGSRPVSPQHIKIHRPAQRHITAADIVLQSPVETGLADELMSEALDDVAAEFQDVCEDYAEAVFTSEFLQPITSSSPSIPLDSQ comes from the exons ATGGCTGCAACGTTTCTCAATAAGTCCCCAGCGACCTTAGACTTAGATAAATCTAAAAGCCGGGTCTCAGATCCGAATCGTCGCAATGCATATTCTCAG TTACTTTTTAATGCAGCTGTGCCTGCCAACGCGTTTAACCGTGCAACACAAGTTGGACCGCCTGCACCCATTGTAATTGAGAAACTGCTGCCCCGAGTAGAGAAACCGGATGATTTGGAGAGCACTGGCAGCTCGCTGTGTTTCTCTGCTCTATCTGAGGAGCGTTTGCTGGCTGCAGTCAGGCTGGCCAAAAGGGACCTAAGGAGGAGACGAAAGGAGTCTCTGAACTGCTCCCCAGTCAGATCAAAGTCAGGGGAAACCACACTCTGTAAGCGAATTGCGGAGCAGGAAACTAAGACCCAG AAGGGTGTCTCTAAGGGGAGATCAAAGACTCCTGGACCCAAAGAAGACGTTACTCTGTCTGGAGCCAAAGTGCTTGTCTACACCCCCCAGAAGTACATATCTATACCTCCTGGACTTGATCATGGTCTATCCCCTCCAACCAGAGACCCAGGCCCAAGGCAGACAATCAGCCAGGAGCCCAAGACAGCCCTCAGCCAGGAGGTCCTCCGGTTGCAGATTGCACTAGCCAACTACATCCAGAAAATAGAGCAACTGACTAACCGAG GGCAAACAGTTGACGAGCCCTTGGAGCCTGATGTGCAGGACAGACTGGAGGTCCGCAGACAGGAACAAGCGTCCCGCTCGGCACGTGTTATCTATGTGCTGCAACAACAGGTCAAAGAGATCCAAGAGGATTTAGACAAACTACGCTCAAACAAGATTCAGCACACAAAGAAA TCCAGGGCGATGAGCAGGCTGGCTGCTGCCCACAGAGGGGCGGTTCGGGCCATGCAGGCGTTCACCAACCAGCTGTCCGACCCGTCTGAGTACAGGGTGCACTCCCATTATAAAGAGCTGGGCCAGCTGATCCGCCAGCTCTCTCTGTGCTCGGCCAAGGTGGCAGTGGACCAGGGCTCAGCTGTCCCAGAGACCGCCCTCGACATCCTGCAGAATCTGGAG aCTTTGGATAATGTTCTCCGGGAGCAGGAGCGTCCCGCGCGGGGCAGGCAGGCCCGAGCACACAGCTCCTCTCCTCCACGACACCGCAGGTCTCCACAACACAACACGTCCCCTGCCTTCCGTCGTGCACCTAAGGGCCCTGCCACCAGGGGTCTCAGCGGGCCCCGTAGAGCGGCAAGCCTCCGGAAGCCCTTCCCTG CACACAGGAGAGTGGTCCGCCAATATCGGGAGGCCCCAAGTGCCCCCCGGCCTCATCCACAGCTGGGTCGCAGCCAGGTGCTCCGTGCTGGCCTGGAGAGCCTGGTCCCTCTCAGAGAACATGGGGCTGGAGCAGGACAGGTCCCCAACAGTCAAGGAGGAGCACAACAACCCGATAGGACAAAA AAGCAAGGAGCCCATTTGAGGGACGCAGGTTTCCAGCAGCCTACGGTGGCCTCCAGATTGAGGGTGTGTCAGCTCCCCCAGAAGGAGGCCTCTGTGCCCTGGATACCCACGTCACCTCACTCCCCCCCtaagcagcagcaacaacaacagcagcagcg CTCCCCTCAGAAGGGGCCGGAGCCTCGATGTCTCTTCTCGCCCCTGAAGCCCTCCTCAGGCCCCTCGGAGCAACAGCCGAGCAGGGAGGTGCCAGCAGATCCAGACCTCCATCCCACCTCTGACAGACTGAGACAAGCCCACAATGAAGCTCTCAG GCAAGCCTGGCTGGACAAGGTGACCATGCAGAGGCTGAAGGAGATGAATCAGCTGAGTAAAGAGGAAGCCGACCGCGTCCAGAGTCTCAG GTCTGAGGTGGACAGTCCTACCCAGAGGGCTGAGAGAGCAGAGTGGGCCAGAGGGAGACTTCTGCCTTTACTGGACCAGGTTCAG CATGTAGGTGCTGCTGCCTCTCCAGACCGGGACAGAAAGGCAGCGTGGACGGCTCTGAGGCGTCAGCTGTCTGAGAAGCCTGCAGGCACA GCCTCGGAGGGGGCGGAGGTGTTGAGCCCGGCACCACTGGAGGAGCTGCTGGACGAGGCAGCGCTCTCCGCCTGGGCTGTGGAGGCGGGGAGGCTCACGGAGGGTTTGGCCCGGGCCCCCACCCTGGAGAGCATGCTGCTGAGAATGGAGGAGATCGAG AAGGACCAGGAGGCTGTGAGGAGGCGCTTTGCTGCCATCACCTACTCAGACCCTCGACACTGGGACGGAGGGGATGCCGCCG GGCCCCGGCAGTCTTCTCCTGGCTCTAGGCCAGTCTCTCCTCAGCACATTAAGATCCACAGGCCAGCGCAGAGACACATCACTGCAGCTGACATTGTCCTTCAGAGCCCAGTGGAGACTGG
- the txndc17 gene encoding thioredoxin domain-containing protein 17 (The RefSeq protein has 1 substitution compared to this genomic sequence) has product MSHYEEVKVHGYDEFCKAVSERKGKDIFAYFSGNKDDQGMSWCPDCVKAVPIVRGEMSHLPEGSVFIYCQVGERPYWKDPNNEFKKTLKLSGVPTLIRYGTPQKLVEEECFKADLVRMMFTED; this is encoded by the exons ATGTCACATTACGAAGAAGTAAAGGTCCATGGTTATGATGAATTCTGCAAAGCAGTGTCTGAAAGGAAGGGAAAGGACATATTCGCATATTTTTCTGGTAATAAAGACGACCAGGGAATGAGCTGGTGTCCAGATTGTGTAAAAG CTGAGCCAATTGTTAGAGGAGAAATGTCTCACCTTCCTGAGGGCTCTGTCTTCATCTACTGTCAGGTTGGAGAGAGGCCCTA TTGGAAGGATCCCAATAATGAGTTCAAAAAGACTCTGAAGCTCAGTGGAGTTCCCACCCTGATCCGATATGGCACG CCTCAGAAACTGGTTGAGGAGGAGTGTTTCAAAGCAGACTTGGTGAGGATGATGTTCACAGAGGACTAG